In the Flavisolibacter tropicus genome, one interval contains:
- a CDS encoding glycosyltransferase family 4 protein gives MGQIILDCDLMKYPNSGLYHYCLNLGLHVNPLLEEHGLPKLEFYVHRKDKAAFGPGNKVIIEHKRHRFFKPFIWNCRVWHAPFQTGRIVPYRNKSVQVVLTIHDLNALHEGKPIREQRESIARTQQLIKRSNVIVCVSEFCKNDVLKNCEVGNKPVYVIHNGSRHVEKPVLGINSYQPKRPFLFGIGYVNQKKNFHTLLALLEHDADLELVVAGRLDEPDYVSFMHKQAKGRKVEERLHILGPISESEKAWYMKNCKAYVHPSLAEGFGLPVVEAMEFGKPIFLSNLTSLPEVGGDVAFYFKSFEPAHMQQVLMDGLHTYSQNGLADRIRERGKLFDWKRSAQEYFKVYKSLL, from the coding sequence ATGGGCCAAATTATATTGGATTGCGACCTGATGAAGTATCCCAACTCAGGGCTGTATCATTATTGTTTGAATTTGGGCTTGCATGTCAATCCGTTACTGGAAGAGCATGGGTTGCCGAAATTGGAGTTTTATGTACATCGGAAAGACAAAGCCGCTTTTGGACCTGGTAACAAAGTAATTATTGAACATAAGCGTCACCGTTTTTTCAAGCCCTTTATTTGGAACTGCCGTGTTTGGCATGCGCCCTTTCAAACAGGTAGAATTGTTCCCTATAGAAACAAATCTGTACAGGTGGTTTTAACCATCCATGACCTGAACGCGTTGCACGAAGGCAAACCAATAAGAGAACAAAGAGAAAGTATAGCACGTACTCAGCAGTTAATAAAGCGCAGCAACGTAATAGTATGTGTGTCGGAGTTTTGTAAGAATGATGTACTTAAAAACTGCGAGGTGGGCAATAAGCCGGTTTATGTCATCCATAATGGTAGTCGCCATGTAGAGAAACCAGTGTTAGGCATCAATTCTTATCAACCCAAACGTCCATTCTTATTCGGTATTGGATATGTGAATCAGAAAAAGAACTTTCATACACTGCTGGCGCTGCTGGAACACGATGCTGACCTGGAACTGGTGGTAGCCGGACGCCTGGATGAGCCCGACTATGTAAGCTTTATGCATAAGCAGGCAAAAGGTAGAAAAGTAGAGGAACGCTTGCATATACTGGGCCCCATTTCCGAAAGTGAAAAGGCATGGTACATGAAGAACTGCAAAGCATATGTGCATCCTTCTTTGGCCGAAGGTTTTGGTTTGCCCGTAGTAGAAGCTATGGAGTTTGGTAAACCGATTTTCCTTTCAAACCTTACATCACTGCCAGAGGTTGGTGGCGATGTGGCCTTTTACTTTAAAAGCTTTGAGCCTGCCCACATGCAGCAGGTATTGATGGATGGACTACATACCTACAGTCAGAACGGGCTTGCAGACCGGATCCGGGAGCGTGGTAAGTTGTTTGATTGGAAGCGTAGTGCACAGGAGTATTTTAAGGTTTATAAATCATTGTTATGA
- a CDS encoding glycosyltransferase family 4 protein: MHMNRIVFDCERMKYPNTGLYSYCLNLGTRLQQTLHQNAQLTFFIPPAVKKIFGSQSSNIIQHSYQKFWLPSLKDYHIWHATYQGSQYLPQLNKKIKVVLTIHDLNFMHDPRKSEAKKKKYLKVLQHNIDRSAAIICISEFAKSDVLQYCATKNKPIYVIHNGTNSLEKPGLFGNSYKPRTRFLFSIGVMERKKNFHVLLPLLQQNKDMELLIAGQPNDREYIDYIISMARELGVEEKLKVLGAISEEEKSWYYENCYAFTFPSLSEGFGLPVTEAMSVGKPLFLSDKTALPEIGQDIAFYFNDFNSAHMQKVFIDGMQQYKTEKMQDAIKLRGQDFCWQKAAQQYINVYQSL, from the coding sequence ATGCACATGAACAGAATCGTTTTCGATTGTGAACGGATGAAGTATCCTAACACCGGCCTATACAGCTATTGCCTCAACCTTGGAACGCGATTACAGCAAACCTTACACCAAAACGCACAGTTAACCTTTTTTATTCCGCCTGCTGTCAAAAAAATCTTTGGTTCACAAAGCTCCAATATTATCCAGCACTCCTATCAAAAGTTTTGGCTTCCCTCTTTAAAAGACTACCACATCTGGCATGCTACCTATCAAGGCAGTCAGTACCTACCACAACTCAACAAGAAAATTAAAGTTGTGTTAACTATACATGATCTAAACTTCATGCATGACCCTAGAAAGTCGGAAGCCAAGAAAAAGAAATATTTAAAAGTGCTACAGCACAACATCGACAGAAGCGCTGCTATCATCTGCATTTCAGAATTTGCGAAATCAGATGTTCTTCAATACTGTGCTACAAAGAATAAGCCTATATATGTTATACATAATGGTACTAACAGTTTAGAAAAGCCGGGCCTGTTTGGCAATTCTTACAAGCCACGAACACGCTTTCTTTTCTCTATTGGTGTAATGGAGCGAAAAAAGAACTTTCATGTATTGTTACCGCTACTGCAACAAAACAAAGACATGGAATTACTAATAGCCGGGCAGCCAAACGATAGAGAGTACATCGATTATATTATAAGCATGGCCAGAGAATTAGGTGTGGAAGAAAAACTAAAAGTACTCGGAGCCATATCCGAAGAGGAAAAATCCTGGTATTATGAAAACTGCTATGCATTTACGTTTCCTTCTTTGTCAGAGGGCTTTGGATTGCCGGTAACAGAGGCCATGTCTGTAGGCAAGCCACTTTTCCTTTCCGACAAAACGGCCTTACCAGAGATCGGTCAAGACATTGCTTTCTACTTTAACGATTTTAATAGTGCACACATGCAAAAGGTATTTATAGATGGTATGCAGCAGTACAAGACTGAGAAAATGCAGGATGCTATCAAGTTGCGTGGCCAGGACTTCTGCTGGCAGAAAGCAGCACAACAATATATCAACGTTTATCAATCACTCTGA
- a CDS encoding ABC transporter ATP-binding protein has product MKIYQRLLTYVKPYGRFILPFFVLTLISVFFSIFQFALIIPLLNFLFNHTSPEDVQRYAHAPSFSLTANFFKDFFYYQVYRLKNMNPKYALYLIAALIVVAVICTNIFRYLAQRCLVNARTLLVKRLREALFTKINRLHLGYFTKEHKGDLLSRMNADVFEIEAVAANSIEVLFKEPYVMIGYFIALFAISPQLTLFTLVIIPISAVGIASVTKRLKKEATAAQASIGRLFTIIDETLMGMRIIRSFNASKFIIDKFSQENDFYRKASLQGFSRRELAPAFSEASGVFVVACILVFGGSLVLKNQATGTGLQASAFIAFIAIFSQVIRPAKAMVIAMANIQRGEAAGQRILQVLDTQVEVDDHPNAIPLPSFEDAIEFKDVSFAYHNKPVLQHVNFIIPKGKTVALVGPSGVGKSTIADLIPRFYDVRSGEVLIDGIDVRGYTMESLRSHMSFVTQDVILFNDTVFNNIALGQPEAKMEDVIEAAKIANAHEFISNTEDGYQTIIGDRGIRLSGGQRQRLSIARAVFKNPSILILDEATSALDTESEKLVQDALNKLMKGRTTLVIAHRLSTIKEADEIIVLHEGQIIERGNHKELIETEGSIYKRLTNLQKIA; this is encoded by the coding sequence ATGAAAATCTACCAACGTCTTTTAACCTATGTAAAACCCTATGGGCGTTTTATCCTGCCCTTCTTTGTGCTTACACTGATCAGTGTATTCTTTAGCATTTTTCAATTTGCGTTGATCATTCCCTTGCTGAATTTCTTGTTCAATCATACCAGCCCTGAAGACGTTCAGAGGTATGCACATGCTCCTTCCTTTTCATTAACGGCCAACTTTTTCAAGGATTTCTTTTACTACCAGGTATACCGCCTTAAAAACATGAACCCCAAATATGCGCTGTACCTGATTGCTGCGCTGATTGTAGTAGCTGTTATCTGTACCAACATCTTCCGGTACCTGGCACAACGCTGTTTGGTTAATGCCCGCACGCTGTTGGTAAAACGATTACGTGAAGCTTTGTTTACGAAGATCAACAGGCTCCACCTGGGCTATTTTACAAAAGAACACAAGGGCGATTTACTTTCCCGGATGAATGCCGATGTTTTTGAAATTGAAGCCGTTGCTGCCAACTCTATTGAAGTGCTTTTTAAAGAGCCTTACGTAATGATTGGTTATTTCATTGCGCTCTTTGCCATATCGCCACAACTTACCTTGTTTACTTTGGTCATCATTCCTATTTCAGCAGTTGGTATAGCATCGGTTACCAAACGATTAAAAAAAGAAGCCACAGCGGCTCAGGCGTCCATTGGCCGGTTATTTACCATCATTGATGAAACACTAATGGGTATGCGTATTATACGCTCCTTCAATGCTTCCAAGTTCATTATCGATAAGTTCAGCCAGGAAAACGACTTTTACCGGAAGGCCAGTTTACAAGGATTTAGCCGACGCGAATTAGCACCTGCCTTTTCTGAAGCATCGGGTGTATTTGTAGTGGCTTGTATATTGGTATTTGGTGGTAGCCTGGTCTTAAAAAATCAAGCTACCGGCACAGGTCTGCAAGCCAGTGCATTCATAGCATTCATAGCCATTTTCTCACAAGTAATCCGTCCCGCCAAAGCCATGGTAATTGCTATGGCCAATATTCAACGGGGAGAAGCGGCTGGTCAACGCATACTACAGGTGCTGGATACCCAGGTAGAGGTTGACGATCATCCCAATGCCATACCATTACCTTCTTTTGAAGACGCTATTGAATTTAAGGATGTAAGCTTTGCTTATCATAATAAACCCGTATTGCAGCACGTTAATTTTATTATACCGAAAGGAAAAACGGTTGCCCTGGTGGGCCCCTCTGGAGTAGGCAAATCCACTATAGCCGACCTGATCCCCCGCTTTTATGATGTAAGGAGTGGTGAAGTGTTGATCGATGGCATTGACGTAAGGGGATATACCATGGAGTCGCTTCGAAGCCATATGAGTTTTGTAACTCAGGATGTGATTCTTTTTAATGATACCGTCTTTAATAATATTGCGTTGGGCCAACCTGAAGCAAAGATGGAAGATGTAATAGAGGCAGCTAAAATTGCAAACGCCCATGAATTTATTAGCAATACGGAAGACGGCTACCAAACTATTATTGGTGATCGGGGCATTCGTTTATCTGGAGGGCAACGCCAGCGATTGAGCATTGCGAGAGCGGTGTTCAAAAACCCATCGATCCTGATCCTGGATGAAGCCACATCTGCCTTAGATACAGAGTCTGAAAAGTTAGTGCAAGATGCTTTGAATAAACTAATGAAAGGCCGAACCACCTTAGTAATTGCACACCGTCTCAGCACTATTAAGGAAGCGGATGAGATCATTGTATTACATGAGGGTCAGATCATAGAAAGGGGCAATCATAAGGAATTAATTGAAACGGAAGGAAGCATTTATAAGCGACTAACTAACCTTCAAAAAATTGCCTGA
- a CDS encoding alpha/beta hydrolase: protein MKSLITLFFLMTIFSSCDRSAGNSSTDSFAPATAESKINVAYGNDSAQRLDIYLPAGRTSATKVLVLIHGGGWAGGDKNEFASVIPTLQKQLPGYAIVNVNYRLANQFGNHFPTQENDIKEALRFVLGNTKDYRISKDIIILGTSAGAHLALLQAYKNTDVVKPKAVISFFGPTDMAEMYNRQTNSYYQFAIGLLVGGTPAKVPEAYAKVSPINFVTPQSVPTLLFHGGRDGMVPASQSKNLKAKLDKLSVPSELVIYPREGHGWWGATRDDSFKKIVAFLKKHVG from the coding sequence ATGAAAAGTTTAATCACCCTTTTTTTCCTCATGACCATTTTCAGCTCATGTGATAGGAGTGCTGGTAACTCCTCAACAGATTCTTTTGCCCCAGCTACGGCAGAGTCGAAAATAAACGTAGCATATGGAAACGACTCGGCTCAACGCTTGGACATTTATTTGCCGGCAGGCCGAACCAGCGCTACTAAAGTGCTGGTGTTAATACATGGGGGCGGCTGGGCAGGTGGCGACAAAAACGAGTTTGCTTCTGTCATTCCCACCCTGCAAAAACAATTACCCGGCTATGCTATTGTTAATGTAAACTATCGTTTAGCTAACCAGTTCGGGAACCATTTTCCCACCCAGGAAAATGATATAAAAGAAGCACTACGATTTGTATTAGGTAACACAAAAGATTATCGCATTTCAAAAGACATAATTATATTAGGCACTTCAGCTGGCGCCCACCTGGCGCTGCTACAAGCCTATAAGAATACCGATGTCGTAAAGCCAAAAGCCGTCATTTCATTCTTTGGACCGACAGACATGGCAGAGATGTATAACCGGCAAACTAATTCTTACTATCAATTTGCCATTGGCTTATTAGTTGGTGGCACACCTGCCAAAGTACCTGAGGCTTATGCAAAGGTTAGCCCCATCAATTTTGTAACGCCTCAAAGCGTTCCTACGTTATTATTTCATGGTGGTAGAGATGGGATGGTACCGGCTTCTCAATCAAAAAACTTAAAGGCTAAACTGGACAAATTAAGTGTGCCTTCAGAGCTGGTCATTTATCCTAGAGAAGGACACGGCTGGTGGGGAGCTACACGGGATGACTCCTTTAAAAAGATTGTGGCGTTTTTGAAGAAGCATGTTGGGTGA
- a CDS encoding replication-associated recombination protein A, whose amino-acid sequence MKAMAPLAERMRPHTLDELVGQEHLVGKGSILRTAIESGKIPSMILWGPPGTGKTTLANIIAHQLQLPFINLSAISSGVKEVRDAIATAQRAGGAILFIDEIHRFNKSQQDALLGAVEKGTITLIGATTENPSFEVNSALLSRCQVYVLKALEDEDLVKLLQQALEKDDQLKEKKIELKETEALLTISGGDARKLLNLLELVVDTLTTGKGSNGKHGITNEKVMAIAQQRIAIYDKSGEQHYDIISAFIKSMRGSDPNGAIYWLARMIEGGEDVKFIARRMVIFASEDIGNANPNALLLANASFEAVNKIGYPEARIILAQCATYLASSHKSNASYMAINEALDQVRREGDLPVPLHIRNAPTGLMKKLGYGKNYKYAHDYEGNFTEQEFLPEEIKGTTFYDPGHTPREEELRKFLRSRWGNKYGY is encoded by the coding sequence ATGAAAGCAATGGCTCCCCTGGCAGAACGTATGCGCCCGCATACATTGGATGAATTGGTAGGACAAGAACACTTGGTCGGCAAAGGCAGTATACTACGTACAGCAATAGAAAGCGGTAAGATTCCTTCAATGATCTTATGGGGCCCGCCAGGCACAGGGAAAACTACACTGGCTAATATCATTGCGCATCAACTACAACTACCATTTATAAACCTCAGCGCTATTAGCTCAGGTGTAAAAGAAGTGCGCGATGCCATTGCTACTGCTCAAAGGGCAGGCGGCGCCATTTTGTTTATTGATGAGATACACCGGTTTAATAAAAGCCAACAAGATGCCTTATTAGGGGCAGTAGAGAAAGGTACTATTACACTTATTGGCGCTACAACGGAGAACCCCTCTTTTGAAGTCAACAGTGCCTTGCTTAGTCGTTGCCAGGTCTATGTACTGAAAGCTTTAGAAGATGAAGATTTGGTTAAACTGCTTCAGCAAGCTTTAGAAAAAGATGATCAGTTAAAAGAAAAGAAGATTGAGTTAAAAGAAACGGAAGCGTTACTTACCATTTCAGGAGGTGATGCCCGCAAACTGCTCAACTTACTGGAACTGGTAGTAGACACACTTACAACGGGAAAAGGATCCAATGGCAAGCATGGGATTACCAATGAGAAAGTAATGGCCATTGCCCAACAGCGTATAGCCATCTATGATAAAAGCGGTGAGCAGCATTACGATATTATTTCTGCCTTTATCAAGTCCATGCGCGGTTCAGATCCCAATGGTGCCATATACTGGTTGGCCCGCATGATAGAAGGCGGAGAAGATGTAAAGTTCATTGCACGCCGTATGGTCATCTTTGCCAGTGAAGATATAGGAAATGCAAACCCCAATGCCCTGCTCTTGGCCAATGCCAGCTTTGAAGCCGTGAATAAAATTGGTTATCCGGAAGCCCGGATAATCCTGGCCCAATGCGCCACATATCTGGCCTCCTCTCATAAGAGCAACGCATCGTATATGGCCATCAACGAAGCGTTGGATCAGGTGCGTCGGGAGGGCGACTTACCAGTACCATTACACATACGTAATGCGCCTACAGGCCTAATGAAGAAACTGGGATATGGCAAGAACTATAAGTATGCGCATGATTATGAGGGTAATTTTACAGAACAGGAGTTTTTACCAGAAGAAATCAAAGGCACCACCTTTTACGATCCCGGTCATACACCACGAGAAGAAGAACTTCGCAAATTCCTGCGCAGTCGCTGGGGTAATAAATACGGTTATTGA
- a CDS encoding M28 family metallopeptidase, protein MKRSSIAIAFSLFLSQTTSAQQIINRDAEIEGMVKEVSSDSLRAYVNKMVSFGTRHTLSSTTDKKRGLGAAREWVVQKFNEFAKQSNGRLTAFVDTTILEPDGRRIDSRINLGNAMATLKGTDPNDDRIYIISGHLDSRVTDVMNRTADAPGANDDASGVAALIECARILSKHSFPATVIFVAVSGEEQGLLGAEYLAKKAKANNWNIDGLLNNDIIGSNNSSETNIIDNSKVRIFSESFSQQDTGRVLQNIRSMGLENDGRSRQLARYIKEVSERYVDDLEVMLVYRNDRFLRGGDHTPFVQRGYPAIRVTEMNENFNHQHQDLRTDKGVVYGDLPEFMDFEYLRKNTSLNLATLANLAKAPSVPQEVKVDVKNLTNSTFLSWKAPKNGKVKGYYVVMRESSSPVWQKKFFTYETSMRLPYSKDNYFFAVQAVNATDNESLPVIPAVGR, encoded by the coding sequence ATGAAACGCTCAAGCATAGCCATTGCTTTTTCTTTGTTTTTATCGCAAACTACTTCCGCCCAACAGATCATTAATCGTGATGCTGAAATAGAAGGCATGGTCAAAGAAGTATCTTCCGACTCATTAAGAGCCTATGTAAACAAAATGGTATCCTTTGGTACACGCCACACATTAAGCTCTACTACAGATAAGAAGCGTGGTTTAGGTGCTGCAAGGGAATGGGTTGTTCAAAAATTCAATGAGTTTGCCAAACAAAGCAATGGGCGCTTAACAGCGTTTGTAGATACCACCATTTTAGAGCCTGATGGCAGAAGGATCGACTCGCGCATTAATCTAGGCAATGCTATGGCCACTTTAAAAGGTACAGATCCCAATGATGATCGGATCTATATCATTAGTGGGCACTTAGACAGCCGGGTTACCGATGTAATGAACCGAACAGCCGATGCACCAGGTGCGAATGATGATGCCAGTGGTGTTGCTGCTTTAATAGAATGTGCGCGTATTTTGAGCAAACATTCTTTCCCAGCTACAGTCATATTTGTAGCCGTTAGCGGAGAAGAACAAGGCCTTCTGGGTGCAGAATACTTAGCTAAGAAAGCAAAGGCCAATAACTGGAACATTGATGGATTGTTGAACAATGATATTATTGGTAGCAACAACAGCAGCGAAACAAATATTATTGACAACTCCAAAGTGCGCATCTTTAGCGAATCCTTTTCACAACAAGATACAGGCCGTGTTCTTCAAAACATCAGAAGTATGGGTCTGGAAAATGATGGCCGTTCCCGCCAGTTGGCCCGATATATTAAAGAAGTAAGCGAACGCTATGTTGATGACCTGGAAGTGATGCTTGTATATCGTAACGACCGCTTCTTGCGTGGAGGAGACCATACCCCATTTGTACAACGCGGTTATCCGGCAATTCGCGTAACAGAGATGAACGAGAATTTTAATCATCAGCACCAGGATCTCCGCACGGACAAGGGCGTAGTATATGGCGACTTGCCAGAATTTATGGATTTTGAATATCTACGTAAGAATACTTCTTTAAACCTGGCAACCTTAGCCAACCTGGCAAAAGCACCTTCTGTGCCTCAAGAAGTAAAAGTGGATGTAAAGAATCTTACCAACTCAACATTTTTAAGCTGGAAGGCACCTAAGAACGGCAAGGTAAAAGGTTATTATGTAGTAATGCGTGAAAGCAGTTCTCCTGTATGGCAAAAAAAGTTCTTTACGTATGAAACTAGTATGCGCCTGCCCTATTCCAAGGACAATTACTTCTTTGCAGTACAGGCCGTAAATGCTACTGACAATGAAAGTTTGCCGGTAATTCCTGCTGTTGGTCGCTAA
- a CDS encoding GNAT family N-acetyltransferase yields MQIEWRLKQFDELTPHELYAILQLRIEVFVVEQHCVFQDADNNDQGSFHLMGWQDNLLAAYTRLVPPGNIYEQASIGRVVTSPNVRRFGAGRQLMQQSIETVYQLFGQGPIKIGAQFYLKKFYESFGFQQISDIYLEDDIEHIYMMKP; encoded by the coding sequence ATGCAAATAGAATGGCGCCTTAAGCAATTTGACGAACTGACACCACATGAGCTCTACGCGATCTTACAACTACGTATTGAAGTATTTGTAGTAGAGCAGCATTGTGTTTTTCAAGACGCTGACAACAATGACCAGGGATCATTCCATCTAATGGGTTGGCAAGACAATCTGCTGGCTGCTTATACAAGACTAGTGCCGCCTGGCAACATTTATGAGCAGGCCTCTATTGGCAGAGTGGTAACGTCGCCCAACGTACGACGATTTGGTGCAGGTAGACAACTAATGCAACAATCCATTGAAACCGTTTACCAACTCTTTGGCCAAGGGCCTATTAAGATAGGCGCCCAGTTTTACCTAAAGAAGTTTTATGAGTCTTTCGGTTTCCAACAAATAAGTGATATCTACTTAGAAGATGATATTGAGCATATATATATGATGAAGCCATAA
- the uvrA gene encoding excinuclease ABC subunit UvrA, whose translation MKKGTKKPIEVPVDGEFIEVYGAREHNLKNIDINIPKNQLVVITGISGSGKSSLAFDTIFAEGQRRYMETFGAYARQFMGEMERPDVDKIMGLSPVISIEQKTTNKNPRSTVGTVTEIYDFLRLLYARASEAYSYNTGKKMVKWSEDEIVNNLFKKLDGYKVTFLAPLVRGRKGHYRELFEEVRKKGFLKVRVDGEIKDLTPKMQLDRYKIHDIELVVDRLKVEKSMRTRISQSVQQSLKLGKDLMFVAYEKDNGSGAGEVSYSRQLMCEDTGISYEEPSPNSFSFNSPYGACPTCKGLGQVYNVSMSAIIPDDSLSINEGGIAPLGGEREAYSFRQVQQLARRNKFSLDKPVKDLPEKALNLLLYGKEEGITGDELHFDDEEISEGSSNGEFEGVVNQIKRWFATSTSEAIQRWAEAFMELTTCPTCNGTRLKKESLWFKVDGRNISELSQLDLVQLAAWFKDIESRMSQKQNVIARELNKEIRERLQFLLDVGLTYLTLNRPTRTLSGGESQRIRLATQIGSQLQGITYILDEPSIGLHQRDNHRLITALKNLRDIGNSVLVVEHDKDIMLAADHLIDIGPKAGYHGGRVMGQGKPEDVLRNDTLTAHFLNGEREIEVPKERRKGNGKTITLKGVTGNNLKNVSTTFPLGKFIVVSGVSGSGKSTLINDTLYPILSHHCYGSKGTPMPYKSIKGLEHIDKVIEIDQTPIGRTPRSNPATYCGFFTEIRTLFASIPEAKIRGYNAGRFSFNVKSGRCEVCEGGGMRVIEMNFLPDVYVHCEKCNGKRYNRETLEIRYKGKSIADVLDLTVEEAVEFFQNVPFLYRKIKVLQDVGLGYITLGQSAVTLSGGEAQRVKLATELAKKDTGKTFYILDEPTTGLHFEDIHHLLEVLNKLVDRGNTVLVIEHNLDVVKVADHIIDLGPEGGSGGGQILFEGTPEDLVKVKASFTGQFLKDELKPRKKLLN comes from the coding sequence ATGAAAAAAGGGACAAAGAAGCCAATCGAAGTGCCGGTAGATGGAGAGTTTATTGAAGTATACGGCGCCAGAGAGCATAATTTGAAGAATATTGATATTAACATTCCTAAAAATCAGCTTGTTGTTATTACTGGTATAAGTGGTAGTGGTAAGTCTTCTTTAGCCTTCGATACCATCTTTGCAGAAGGACAGCGACGCTATATGGAAACCTTTGGAGCCTATGCCCGTCAGTTTATGGGCGAGATGGAGCGTCCAGATGTAGACAAAATCATGGGGTTATCTCCGGTTATCTCTATAGAACAAAAGACTACCAATAAAAACCCTCGTTCTACTGTTGGTACTGTCACGGAGATCTATGACTTCCTTCGTTTATTATATGCACGTGCCAGCGAGGCTTATTCTTACAACACCGGTAAGAAAATGGTTAAGTGGAGTGAAGATGAAATTGTCAATAACCTTTTCAAAAAGCTGGATGGCTATAAAGTAACATTTCTGGCACCTTTAGTAAGAGGTAGAAAAGGACATTACCGCGAACTATTTGAAGAAGTACGAAAGAAAGGTTTTTTAAAAGTTCGTGTAGATGGAGAAATAAAAGACCTAACGCCTAAAATGCAGTTGGACCGCTATAAGATTCATGATATAGAACTGGTAGTGGACCGTCTGAAAGTAGAAAAATCAATGCGCACACGCATTAGCCAAAGTGTACAACAATCGTTGAAGCTTGGTAAGGACCTGATGTTTGTGGCCTATGAAAAAGATAATGGAAGCGGTGCTGGTGAGGTATCTTATAGCCGTCAGTTGATGTGTGAAGACACGGGTATTTCGTATGAAGAACCATCACCAAACTCGTTTTCTTTTAACTCACCTTATGGTGCTTGTCCTACTTGTAAAGGCTTAGGGCAAGTATATAATGTAAGTATGAGTGCTATAATCCCTGATGATAGTTTAAGTATTAATGAGGGTGGTATAGCACCTTTGGGTGGCGAACGTGAGGCTTATTCTTTTAGACAGGTACAGCAACTAGCCAGACGCAATAAATTCAGTTTAGATAAGCCGGTTAAAGATTTGCCAGAGAAGGCATTAAACCTGTTGCTGTATGGAAAAGAAGAAGGAATAACAGGCGATGAACTGCATTTTGATGATGAAGAAATAAGTGAAGGTTCAAGCAATGGTGAGTTTGAAGGTGTTGTAAATCAAATAAAGCGTTGGTTTGCTACCAGTACATCCGAGGCCATACAGCGATGGGCAGAAGCTTTTATGGAGCTAACTACTTGCCCTACATGTAATGGTACACGCCTTAAAAAAGAAAGCTTGTGGTTCAAGGTAGATGGAAGAAATATTTCAGAACTCAGTCAATTGGACCTGGTGCAGCTTGCGGCTTGGTTTAAAGATATTGAGAGCCGTATGAGCCAAAAGCAAAATGTTATAGCCCGTGAGTTGAATAAGGAAATACGGGAGCGGTTGCAGTTTTTGCTGGATGTGGGATTAACCTACCTGACATTAAATAGACCAACGCGAACCCTAAGTGGGGGAGAGAGCCAGCGTATCCGCTTAGCTACGCAGATCGGATCTCAATTGCAAGGCATCACTTACATTTTGGATGAACCTTCTATTGGATTACACCAGCGTGATAACCACCGGTTAATTACGGCGTTAAAGAACCTTCGTGATATTGGAAACAGTGTGTTGGTTGTAGAGCATGATAAAGACATTATGTTGGCGGCAGACCATCTTATTGATATTGGCCCTAAGGCTGGCTATCATGGTGGCCGCGTGATGGGACAGGGCAAACCGGAAGATGTTTTGAGAAATGATACCCTGACAGCACATTTTTTAAATGGCGAAAGAGAAATTGAAGTTCCAAAGGAGCGTCGTAAAGGCAATGGTAAGACTATTACATTGAAAGGTGTAACAGGGAATAATTTAAAGAATGTAAGTACTACATTCCCATTAGGTAAGTTTATCGTTGTTTCTGGTGTTAGCGGTAGTGGAAAATCAACACTAATTAATGATACGCTGTATCCGATCTTATCGCATCACTGTTATGGATCTAAGGGTACACCTATGCCTTATAAATCCATAAAAGGCTTAGAGCATATTGATAAGGTCATTGAAATTGATCAAACGCCTATCGGGCGTACACCGCGGAGCAACCCCGCTACCTATTGTGGCTTCTTTACAGAAATCAGAACACTGTTTGCTTCAATTCCTGAAGCAAAGATCCGTGGCTACAATGCAGGACGCTTTTCCTTTAATGTGAAAAGCGGCCGTTGTGAAGTGTGCGAAGGTGGTGGTATGCGGGTTATTGAAATGAACTTCCTGCCCGATGTATATGTGCATTGCGAAAAGTGCAATGGTAAGCGCTACAACAGGGAAACATTAGAGATCCGCTACAAAGGAAAGTCCATTGCCGATGTATTGGACCTAACAGTAGAAGAGGCGGTAGAGTTTTTTCAAAATGTTCCCTTCCTTTACAGAAAAATCAAAGTGTTGCAAGATGTAGGGTTAGGGTACATCACGCTTGGGCAATCGGCCGTTACCTTATCAGGTGGTGAAGCGCAGCGTGTAAAACTGGCAACTGAGCTGGCGAAGAAAGATACAGGTAAGACCTTTTATATTTTAGATGAGCCAACTACAGGCTTGCATTTTGAAGATATCCATCACTTGTTAGAGGTACTTAATAAATTGGTGGATAGAGGTAATACGGTACTGGTTATTGAACATAATCTGGATGTTGTGAAAGTAGCAGACCATATTATTGATCTTGGCCCTGAAGGGGGTTCTGGTGGAGGACAGATTTTGTTTGAAGGTACACCGGAAGACCTGGTTAAAGTTAAAGCAAGCTTTACAGGGCAGTTCTTAAAAGATGAATTGAAGCCCAGGAAAAAACTGTTGAATTAA